The proteins below come from a single Oncorhynchus tshawytscha isolate Ot180627B linkage group LG22, Otsh_v2.0, whole genome shotgun sequence genomic window:
- the LOC121840453 gene encoding tetra-peptide repeat homeobox protein 1-like — MSGPGPLMSGPRTLMSGPGPPLSPLMSGPGPLMSSPGPLLSPLVSGPLMFGPGSLMSGPGSLMSGPRTLMSGPRTLMSGPGPLLSPLVSGPGSLMSGPGSLMSGPRTLMSDPRTLMSGPGPLMSGPGPLMSGPGPLMSGPGPLISGPIPSPLMSGPGLLPSTLMSGPGSLPSPLMSGLGPLPSPLMSGPDPLPSPLISGPGPLPSPLMSGTGPLPSPLMSGPGPLPSPLMSGLGPLLSPLRSVPGPLLSPLVSGTRPGPLMFGPESLMSCPLLSPLMSGPGLLSPLVSGPGPIISGPLISGPLLSSLMSGPGPLLSPLMSGPGPLLSPLMSGPGPIISGPLMSDPGFLLSSPISGSLLSKLLDRSPLLFGEAMWGGPCEGIWVSIRISDGLCILCSLGVTSEA, encoded by the coding sequence ATGTCTGGCCCTGGACCCCTCATGTCTGGCCCTAGAACCCTCATGTCTGGCCCTGGACCTCCCCTATCACCCCTCATGTCTGGCCCTGGACCCCTCATGTCTAGCCCTggacctctcctctcaccccttgTGTCTGGCCCCCTGATGTTTGGCCCTGGATCTCTCATGTCTGGCCCTGGATCTCTCATGTCTGGCCCTAGAACCCTCATGTCTGGCCCTAGAACCCTCATGTCTGGCCCTGGACCTCTCCTATCACCCCTTGTGTCTGGCCCTGGATCTCTCATGTCTGGCCCTGGATCTCTCATGTCTGGCCCTAGAACCCTCATGTCTGACCCTAGAACCCTCATGTCTGGCCCTGGACCTCTCATGTCTGGCCCTGGACCTCTCATGTCTGGCCCTGGACCTCTCATGTCTGGCCCTGGACCCCTCATATCTGGCCCTATCCCATCACCCCTCATGTCTGGCCCTGGCCTTCTCCCATCAACCCTCATGTCTGGCCCTGGatctctcccatcacccctcATGTCCGGCCTTGGACCTCTCCCATCACCCCTCATGTCTGGCCCGGACCCTCTCCCATCACCCCTCATATCAGGCCCTGGCCCTCTCCCATCACCCCTCATGTCTGGCACTGGACCTCTCCCATCACCCCTCATGTCTGGCCCTGGACCTCTCCCATCACCCCTCATGTCTGGCCTTGGACCTCTCCTTTCACCCCTCAGGTCTGTCCCTGGCCCTCTCCTATCACCCCTTGTGTCTGGCACTAGACCTGGCCCTCTGATGTTTGGCCCTGAATCTCTCATGTCTTGCCCTCTCCTATCACCCCTCATGTCTGGCCCTGGCCTTCTATCACCCCTCGTGTCTGGCCCTGGTCCCATCATATCTGGACCTCTGATTTCTGGCCCTCTCCTATCATCCCTCATGTCTGGCCCTGGTCCTCTCCTATCACCTCTCATGTCTGGCCCTGGTCCTCTCCTATCACCCCTCATGTCAGGCCCTGGTCCCATCATATCTGGACCTCTGATGTCTGACCCTGGgtttctcctttcctccccaatATCAGGATCTCTCCTCTCTAAACTGCTGGACCGCTCCCCCTTGTTGTTTGGAGAGGCCATGTGGGGAGGACCTTGTGAGGGTATCTGGGTTTCTATCAGAATTTCTGATGGGCTCTGTATACTGTGCTCCCTTGGTGTTACCAGCGAGGCATGA